One window of Thiomicrorhabdus lithotrophica genomic DNA carries:
- a CDS encoding ABC transporter permease subunit, translating to MSTTVQSKLDAALSGPAFEKRIRRRNAKDSVAKFGISIGGMSVIFAVLLIMFFLLYVVMPLFVPPTMEKNVEYVVPGGTSEKSLYYGVDEYQSSAIRFTESGKLIGFKVDDGTINFSDSLPLDGATVTAYTVVDEIKQIIALGLSNGNVLFAQYGYDVSYPDDVRTISPKVTFPFGEEPLEVADGKISLLAVKASDSEIRLAYQVEGFKTIAVNEYTKTESMLTDSISLELETQGQFESNIEGKWLMLDTSGRNLYVISKEGIADYYDIAGIEEPKLIQHVNLLKEGEQPSVIRFLLGDYSLMIGTNKGNVYQWFPVRDEQNDFSLKEIRKFEVSDSEIQSIGIELARKGFAVTDENGDFHLLHSTSERRLGTLSAIENAPANMVTMSPRADGAIVETSGGKLVHFDIENEHPDVSVSSLWGKVWYEGYEEPTYTWQSSSASSDFEPKFSLMPLTFGTIKAALYSMLFAVPIAILAAIYTAFFMDKATRQWVKPSVEMIEALPTVILGFLAGLWLAPYMEANLPGFFAILLILPIGIILFGFAWSRMPENIRLMIPVGRRAVVMIPVIVFLGWFALQLSSPIEDSLFDGNMRQWLTVSAGIDFDQRNAMVIGFAMGFALIPTIFSVTEDAIYNVPSYLVNGSLALGASGWQTLVGVVIPTASPGIFSAIMLGFGRGVGETMIVLMASGNTPLTEVNIFEGMRTLSANLAVEMAEAEVSSSHYRVLFLSGLVLFIFTFFFNTLAEVVRQRMRRKYGSL from the coding sequence TTCTTTTTGTTATATGTTGTGATGCCACTTTTTGTACCACCAACAATGGAAAAAAATGTTGAGTATGTTGTACCTGGTGGAACATCAGAGAAATCACTTTACTACGGAGTGGATGAGTATCAGTCATCAGCCATTCGTTTTACTGAATCAGGCAAGCTTATTGGTTTTAAAGTCGATGACGGTACAATCAATTTTAGTGACTCTTTACCATTAGATGGCGCAACTGTTACCGCCTATACGGTGGTTGATGAAATTAAACAAATTATTGCTTTAGGTTTGTCGAACGGAAACGTTCTATTTGCTCAGTATGGCTACGATGTGAGCTACCCTGATGATGTCAGAACCATTTCACCTAAAGTAACCTTTCCATTTGGTGAAGAGCCTCTAGAGGTTGCGGATGGAAAAATTTCATTGTTGGCTGTAAAAGCTTCAGACTCAGAAATTCGTTTAGCCTATCAAGTAGAGGGTTTTAAAACGATAGCTGTAAATGAGTACACCAAAACTGAATCAATGTTAACTGACTCAATTTCATTGGAACTTGAAACTCAAGGTCAGTTTGAATCGAATATTGAAGGTAAATGGTTAATGCTAGATACCAGTGGGCGTAACTTATATGTTATTTCTAAAGAGGGTATCGCTGACTATTATGATATTGCTGGTATTGAGGAGCCTAAACTCATTCAGCATGTTAATTTATTAAAAGAGGGTGAGCAACCTTCTGTGATTCGCTTTTTATTAGGTGATTATTCTTTAATGATAGGTACCAATAAAGGTAATGTTTATCAGTGGTTTCCTGTACGTGATGAACAAAATGACTTCTCTTTAAAAGAAATTCGTAAATTTGAAGTAAGTGATTCTGAAATTCAGTCTATAGGGATTGAACTTGCACGAAAAGGCTTTGCTGTTACTGATGAAAATGGTGATTTTCATCTTTTACATTCAACTTCAGAGCGCCGTCTAGGAACACTTTCAGCCATTGAAAACGCACCTGCAAATATGGTAACGATGTCTCCTCGTGCAGATGGCGCTATTGTTGAAACAAGTGGCGGAAAATTGGTGCATTTTGACATTGAAAATGAACACCCAGATGTTTCAGTATCCAGCCTATGGGGCAAGGTTTGGTATGAAGGCTATGAAGAGCCTACTTACACTTGGCAGTCTTCATCTGCGAGTTCTGATTTTGAACCAAAATTCTCGTTAATGCCATTAACATTCGGTACGATTAAAGCTGCCTTATACTCTATGCTGTTTGCGGTTCCAATCGCTATTCTAGCCGCTATCTACACGGCCTTTTTCATGGATAAAGCGACTCGTCAGTGGGTAAAACCTTCGGTAGAGATGATTGAGGCATTACCAACGGTAATCTTAGGGTTCTTAGCGGGTCTATGGCTAGCTCCTTATATGGAGGCTAACCTTCCTGGTTTCTTTGCGATATTGCTCATTCTTCCCATAGGAATTATTTTATTTGGTTTTGCTTGGTCAAGAATGCCAGAGAATATTCGTTTAATGATTCCTGTGGGTCGTCGAGCTGTAGTGATGATACCTGTCATTGTATTTTTAGGTTGGTTTGCATTACAACTAAGTAGTCCAATTGAAGATTCGTTGTTTGATGGAAATATGCGTCAGTGGTTAACCGTATCAGCCGGTATTGATTTTGACCAACGTAATGCGATGGTTATCGGCTTTGCAATGGGGTTTGCTCTTATTCCAACCATATTCTCTGTTACAGAAGATGCAATCTATAATGTCCCAAGTTATTTAGTTAACGGTTCACTTGCTTTAGGTGCGAGTGGTTGGCAAACCCTAGTCGGTGTAGTTATACCAACGGCTAGCCCGGGTATTTTCTCCGCAATTATGCTTGGTTTTGGTCGAGGTGTCGGTGAGACGATGATTGTCTTAATGGCGTCGGGTAACACGCCATTAACTGAAGTAAATATCTTTGAAGGAATGCGTACACTTTCGGCTAACTTGGCTGTTGAAATGGCGGAAGCTGAAGTGTCGAGTTCTCATTATCGCGTTTTATTCTTATCAGGTTTAGTTTTGTTTATCTTTACCTTTTTCTTTAACACATTAGCAGAAGTTGTTCGCCAACGTATGCGCCGTAAATACGGTTCTTTATAG
- the pstB gene encoding phosphate ABC transporter ATP-binding protein PstB → MSEKNLSISLDRDDRAMSLENEKIAIEVKDWNLYYGTKQALNSITMNVPEHRVTAFIGPSGCGKSTLLRCFNRMNDLIDIVKVDGEMTLHGDDMYAKHMDVSSLRRRVGMVFQKPNPFPKSIYENVCYGLRLQGVTDKNTLDETVEWALKGAGLWEEVKERLDENALGLSGGQQQRLCIARAIAIKPEVLLLDEPTSALDPISTLAIEELIFELKKDFTILIVTHNMQQAARVSDYTAFMYMGDLIEYTDTDSLFTNPQVKRTEDYITGRYG, encoded by the coding sequence ATGAGTGAAAAAAACTTATCAATTTCATTAGATAGAGATGATCGCGCCATGTCTTTAGAGAATGAAAAAATTGCGATTGAAGTAAAAGACTGGAATCTTTACTACGGCACAAAACAAGCTTTAAATAGCATAACGATGAATGTACCTGAACACCGAGTGACGGCTTTCATCGGACCATCAGGGTGTGGTAAGTCTACTTTATTACGTTGTTTCAATCGCATGAATGATTTAATCGATATCGTTAAGGTTGACGGTGAAATGACTCTTCACGGTGATGATATGTATGCCAAACACATGGATGTATCTTCACTACGTCGTCGCGTTGGTATGGTATTTCAAAAGCCAAATCCATTTCCTAAATCAATCTATGAAAACGTTTGCTATGGTTTGAGGTTGCAGGGTGTTACCGATAAAAATACGCTTGATGAAACTGTTGAATGGGCACTTAAAGGAGCAGGCCTTTGGGAAGAAGTTAAAGAACGTTTAGATGAAAACGCTTTAGGTTTATCTGGAGGTCAACAGCAACGTCTATGTATTGCTCGTGCGATAGCCATCAAACCTGAAGTTTTACTATTAGATGAGCCAACTTCAGCTTTAGATCCAATTTCGACTTTGGCGATTGAAGAGTTAATTTTTGAACTGAAAAAAGATTTTACAATTTTAATAGTCACGCACAACATGCAGCAGGCTGCACGTGTATCCGACTATACAGCATTTATGTATATGGGTGATTTAATAGAATATACCGATACCGATAGTCTATTCACAAACCCACAAGTTAAACGTACAGAAGATTACATTACTGGTCGTTACGGTTAA
- the phoB gene encoding phosphate regulon transcriptional regulator PhoB, giving the protein MSQSRILIVEDEAAIRDMLKFTLTASEYDVSEASNAEEGWKSALADKPDLILLDWMMPGTSGVALAQRLRQNDQTSDIPIIMLTARGEEEDQVQGFDAGADDYVIKPFSPRALVARIQALLRRQSSEKVQTDQISAGNMRLDLESHRFYVSDEEIKLGPTEFKLVHFFMSHPNRVFSRTQLLDHVWGVNVVVEERTVDVHIRRLRKLLEPTNVADYIQTIRGSGYRFSVIEG; this is encoded by the coding sequence GTGAGTCAAAGCAGAATTTTGATTGTTGAAGATGAAGCCGCTATTCGTGACATGCTCAAGTTTACGTTGACTGCTTCAGAGTATGACGTGAGTGAAGCCAGTAATGCTGAAGAAGGTTGGAAATCAGCTTTGGCTGATAAGCCTGATCTTATTCTTTTAGATTGGATGATGCCAGGTACTTCTGGCGTGGCTTTAGCTCAACGCCTACGTCAAAATGATCAAACCTCTGACATTCCTATTATTATGTTAACGGCTCGTGGTGAAGAAGAAGACCAGGTACAAGGTTTTGATGCAGGTGCAGATGATTATGTTATCAAGCCATTTTCGCCACGTGCTTTAGTGGCGCGTATTCAGGCGCTGCTTAGGCGTCAATCTAGTGAGAAGGTTCAAACCGATCAGATTTCGGCAGGAAACATGCGATTAGATCTTGAAAGTCATCGTTTTTATGTCAGTGATGAAGAGATTAAGTTAGGCCCAACAGAGTTTAAACTGGTACATTTTTTCATGTCACACCCTAATAGGGTATTTTCTAGAACACAGCTATTGGATCATGTATGGGGTGTTAATGTGGTGGTTGAAGAGCGTACCGTTGATGTTCATATTCGTCGTTTACGTAAACTCCTTGAGCCGACAAATGTAGCAGATTATATTCAAACAATCAGAGGGTCGGGTTACCGGTTTTCTGTTATTGAGGGTTAG
- the phoU gene encoding phosphate signaling complex protein PhoU, with protein MERTEFKSHISGQYNRNLEDLFNQVLEMGGLVEGQLSNTVEAIKCENKKLAKEVKQIDKIVNKEEIEIDRLCARVLARQQPTASDLRLIVSAIRIAVDLERIGDEAVNASKLAIKMAKVQEVPCDTLPGFKCLMEMIAIDLDMLRKVLTSFAQLDLEGISEIVDDEQRVTEIKNTALSEIQFSLNKDTDEIAEYMMQMIYSVRAAERISAHIVNIAESIVYLIKGRDVRHMNSEKLSSFLASENQD; from the coding sequence ATGGAAAGAACAGAATTTAAATCACATATTTCTGGGCAGTATAACCGCAATTTAGAAGACCTTTTTAATCAAGTACTAGAAATGGGTGGCTTAGTTGAAGGTCAATTAAGCAATACCGTTGAAGCAATTAAGTGCGAAAATAAAAAACTTGCAAAAGAAGTTAAGCAGATTGACAAAATCGTAAACAAAGAAGAGATTGAAATAGATCGTCTTTGTGCTCGTGTGTTGGCACGTCAGCAACCTACAGCTTCTGATTTACGATTGATTGTGAGTGCTATTCGTATTGCGGTGGATTTAGAACGCATTGGTGATGAAGCCGTAAATGCTTCAAAATTGGCGATTAAAATGGCTAAAGTACAAGAGGTGCCTTGCGATACTTTGCCAGGATTTAAATGTTTAATGGAAATGATTGCAATTGATTTGGATATGCTTAGAAAGGTATTAACAAGTTTTGCTCAATTAGATCTAGAGGGCATATCTGAAATTGTAGATGATGAACAGCGCGTCACGGAAATCAAAAATACAGCTTTAAGTGAAATTCAGTTTTCCTTAAATAAGGATACTGATGAAATAGCTGAGTACATGATGCAGATGATTTATTCAGTTCGTGCGGCAGAACGTATTTCTGCTCACATAGTCAATATTGCTGAAAGCATTGTATATTTAATAAAAGGGCGCGATGTACGTCATATGAATTCTGAAAAACTTTCCAGTTTTTTGGCTTCCGAGAACCAAGATTAA
- the phoR gene encoding phosphate regulon sensor histidine kinase PhoR codes for MLSNGVKRELTWVVTSTWLLLFFAWLTGFWVETFAFFILIYIARNLWSMHKFEKWMEGRKQSSYPPASGFWSELTYLVSKKQRALEKHADLNLYKSEQFKAASMLIPDAIVSLDQRNVIEWFNTVSKSLLGVRRQDVGSKIESVIRQPEFVQYLKSQKFHKPLTVNSNYRQSRTVEMQVIPYFENHKLLVVRDITELYQLAQIRRDFIANASHELRTPLTVLRGYLEVMIDTPGEHHKAWGLPLEHMETQSLRMQAIIEDLLTLSTIEAESITAVKEVVDVPLMLHQLEIDAKQLGNENHQFTFEVEEALTIKGYAEPLKSVFMNLVSNAVRYSPDGGEIDVRWFKENANIVFEVQDSGLGISQEHIPRLTERFYRVDKDRSRVTGGTGLGLAIVKHVLERHNARLYIDSVLGKGSVFRCEFPVAKS; via the coding sequence TTGTTATCAAACGGCGTTAAGCGAGAGTTAACTTGGGTTGTAACAAGTACTTGGTTGCTGTTGTTTTTTGCTTGGCTAACAGGATTTTGGGTTGAAACCTTTGCCTTTTTTATTCTTATTTATATTGCACGTAATTTGTGGAGTATGCACAAGTTTGAAAAATGGATGGAGGGACGTAAACAAAGTTCCTACCCTCCAGCTTCAGGGTTCTGGAGTGAGTTAACTTACCTTGTGTCTAAAAAACAGCGTGCTTTAGAAAAACACGCAGATTTAAATCTCTATAAGTCAGAACAATTTAAAGCCGCCTCCATGCTTATTCCTGATGCAATTGTCTCCTTAGATCAACGCAACGTCATTGAATGGTTTAACACGGTTTCAAAATCACTGCTTGGCGTTCGTCGTCAAGATGTTGGAAGTAAGATTGAATCAGTCATTCGCCAGCCAGAGTTTGTTCAATACTTAAAATCTCAAAAATTCCATAAGCCATTAACGGTTAATTCGAATTATAGACAGTCTCGCACTGTTGAGATGCAAGTTATTCCTTATTTTGAAAACCATAAATTGTTAGTGGTTAGGGATATTACCGAGCTTTATCAATTGGCTCAAATACGCCGTGATTTTATCGCAAACGCCTCCCACGAACTCAGAACCCCTTTAACCGTGCTACGCGGTTATTTGGAGGTAATGATTGACACGCCAGGTGAACATCATAAAGCCTGGGGTCTTCCTTTAGAGCACATGGAGACTCAATCTTTACGTATGCAGGCCATTATTGAAGACTTACTGACTCTATCTACAATCGAAGCTGAATCGATTACTGCAGTAAAAGAAGTGGTAGATGTTCCGTTGATGTTACATCAACTAGAGATTGATGCTAAACAATTAGGTAATGAAAATCATCAGTTTACTTTTGAAGTTGAAGAGGCATTAACCATAAAGGGTTATGCTGAGCCATTAAAAAGTGTGTTTATGAATTTGGTTTCAAATGCGGTTCGCTATTCGCCTGATGGGGGTGAAATTGATGTTCGTTGGTTTAAAGAGAATGCAAATATCGTCTTTGAAGTACAAGACAGTGGTTTAGGTATATCGCAAGAACACATCCCACGCTTGACGGAACGTTTTTACCGGGTAGATAAAGATCGCTCTCGTGTCACAGGTGGTACAGGGCTTGGTTTAGCCATTGTGAAGCATGTTTTAGAGCGTCATAACGCACGTTTATATATTGATAGTGTGTTGGGTAAAGGCAGTGTATTTCGTTGTGAGTTTCCTGTCGCTAAATCATAG
- the pstA gene encoding phosphate ABC transporter permease PstA, with translation MKEWLNKGEHWIWLSSAMVSISVVLVFGLMAMITYKGAVHFWPHAVYEFQVEQNGQTETVIGELRDSKSRDVTDMQTGEEKELTQSLIKVGNRDVYGIDFRWINNDTIKSSIETLSNDVLVIERYEYGSVFGHLVSAKIDGETVTDKSVLLELLEEQVGQSSETHEQIGYIEKHLIGAINYEIEELRFEEKKLRLDDAFTPEEEARLAAERAEFQSQFEAYQAETAVLYSKLNNFGEVTVEISNGQTLTVPIKKIVDFWRPNNMSFVDKLGFFGHSIGNFLFDDPREANTEGGIFPAMIGTITMVLLMTILVTPMGVIAAIYMREYAKDGPVLRTVRISINNLAGVPSIVFGIFGLGFFVYILGGSIDELFYGYALPNPTFGTPGLLWAALTMALLTLPVVIVSTEEGLSRIPRSLREGGLALGATKFETIMKIVLPMATPAIMTGLILAIARAAGEVAPLMLVGVVKLAPALPVDAIAPFVHLDRKFMHLGFHIYDVGFQSPNVEASQPLVYATSLLLVIIIVGLNLGAISIRNRLRERYKALD, from the coding sequence ATGAAAGAATGGTTAAACAAAGGCGAACATTGGATTTGGCTTAGTTCAGCGATGGTCAGCATTAGTGTGGTGCTGGTTTTCGGCCTAATGGCAATGATTACCTACAAGGGAGCCGTACATTTTTGGCCTCATGCGGTATATGAATTTCAAGTAGAGCAAAATGGTCAAACTGAGACTGTCATTGGTGAACTTCGTGATTCAAAATCTCGCGATGTGACTGATATGCAGACTGGTGAAGAGAAAGAATTAACTCAATCACTTATTAAAGTTGGTAACCGTGATGTATACGGAATTGACTTTAGATGGATCAATAATGACACGATTAAAAGCTCAATAGAAACACTTTCTAATGATGTTTTAGTTATTGAGCGTTATGAATATGGAAGTGTATTTGGTCATCTTGTAAGCGCAAAAATTGATGGCGAAACCGTTACGGATAAAAGTGTGCTTCTTGAGTTGCTTGAAGAACAAGTTGGTCAAAGTTCAGAAACACATGAGCAAATAGGTTACATAGAAAAACATTTAATTGGCGCAATTAATTACGAAATCGAAGAGTTACGATTTGAAGAGAAAAAATTACGTCTTGATGATGCATTTACGCCTGAAGAAGAAGCACGTTTAGCTGCTGAACGTGCTGAATTTCAAAGCCAGTTTGAAGCTTATCAAGCGGAGACAGCGGTTTTATATAGCAAGTTAAACAACTTTGGTGAAGTCACTGTTGAAATTAGTAACGGACAAACACTCACAGTACCAATCAAGAAGATTGTTGATTTTTGGCGTCCAAATAACATGAGTTTTGTCGATAAGTTAGGTTTTTTTGGTCACTCTATCGGTAACTTCTTATTTGATGACCCTCGTGAAGCCAATACCGAAGGTGGGATTTTTCCAGCTATGATTGGTACCATCACCATGGTTCTTTTAATGACAATATTGGTAACGCCGATGGGTGTAATTGCAGCTATTTATATGCGTGAATATGCAAAAGATGGCCCTGTACTTCGTACGGTTAGAATCTCAATTAATAACCTTGCTGGTGTCCCTTCTATCGTATTTGGTATTTTCGGCCTTGGCTTTTTTGTTTATATCTTAGGGGGCTCAATTGATGAGTTATTCTATGGATATGCTTTACCAAATCCTACCTTTGGTACGCCTGGTCTCTTGTGGGCGGCCTTAACTATGGCATTACTAACATTACCTGTTGTTATTGTCTCTACTGAAGAAGGTTTATCACGTATTCCGCGTTCATTAAGAGAAGGTGGATTAGCATTAGGAGCAACTAAATTCGAAACAATTATGAAAATTGTTTTACCTATGGCAACACCAGCCATCATGACCGGATTAATTTTGGCGATTGCACGTGCAGCAGGTGAGGTTGCGCCACTTATGCTAGTGGGTGTTGTTAAGTTAGCGCCAGCACTCCCAGTGGATGCGATTGCACCGTTTGTACATTTAGATCGTAAGTTTATGCATTTAGGTTTTCATATTTATGATGTTGGTTTCCAAAGTCCAAACGTTGAAGCTTCTCAACCGTTGGTATATGCAACGTCATTACTATTAGTCATTATTATCGTAGGCTTAAACTTGGGAGCTATCTCAATCCGTAACCGCTTACGCGAACGATATAAAGCATTAGATTAA